The genomic segment GGTGCGGTCGCGCTCGATCCAGCCGTTGGCCGCCGCGGCCTCGACCATGGCGTACTCCCCCGACACCTGGTACGCCGCGACCGGTACGTCCACCGCGTCCGCGACCCGGCGCAGCACGTCCAGGTAGGGCAGGGCGGGCTTGACCATCACGATGTCGGCGCCCTCGGCCAGGTCCAGCGCCAGCTCGCGCAGCGACTCCCGTGCGTTGGCCGGGTCCTGCTGGTAGGTCTTCCGGTCGCCCTTCAGCGACGAGTCGACGGCCTCGCGGAACGGGCCGAAGAACGCCGACGCGTACTTGGCCGTGTAGGCGAGGATCGAGACGTCCTGGTACCCGGCACCGTCCAGTGCCTCCCGGACGACCTTCACCTGGCCGTCCATCATGCCGCTGGGGCCGACCACATGGACGCCGGCCTCGGCCTGCACGCGCGCCATCTCGGCGTAGCGCTCCAGTGTCGCGTCGTTGTCGACCCGGCCCGCCGCGTCCAGGACCCCGCAGTGCCCGTGGTCGGTGAACTCGTCGAGGCACAGGTCGGACATGACGACGAGGTCGTCGCCGACCTCGGCCCGCACATCGCGGATGGCGGCCTGGAGGATGCCCTCCGGGTCGGTCCCCGCGGTGCCGCAGGCGTCCTTCTCCAGCGGCACCCCGAACAGCATGATCCCGCCGAGCCCCGCCTCGGCCGCCTCGGCGGCGGCTTTCCGCAGGCTGTCCCGGGTGTGCTGGACGACACCCGGCATCGAGGACACCGGCACGGGCTCGCCGATCCCCTCCCGTACGAAGGCGGGGAGGATCAGCTCGGCGGGGTGCAGCCGGTACTCGGCGACCATGCGGCGCATCGCCGGGCTGGTGCGGAGCCGGCGCGGCCGGACCCCCAGGTGCTCCAGTCCGACGGTGCCCGCTCCCTGCTGGCGGTCGTTGCTCATGAAGTGGCGCGCCTCCTGCGCGATCCGGGCCTGCGCTCGCTCGGACGGGTGACGGGGTCGCCCGCCTCGATGGCGGCCGCCCGGCGCTTGGCGCCGAAGTCGGCGAGCGCCTCGGCGAGCCGGGTGACGGACGGCTCGGGCGACAGGACGTCGACCCGCAGGCCGTGCTCCTCCGCCGTCTTGGCGGTGGCCGGGCCGATGCAGGCGATGACGGTGACGTTGTGCGGCTTGCCCGCGATGCCGACGAGGTTCCGCACGGTGCTGGACGAGGTGAAGAGCACGGCGTCGAAGCCGCCGCTCTTGATGGCCTCCCGGGTCTCGGCCGGCGGTGGCGAGGCGCGCACGGTCCGGTAGGCCGTGACGTCGTCCACCTCCCAGCCCAGCTCGATCAGCCCGGCCACCAGGGTCTCGGTGGCGATGTCGGCGCGCGGCAGGAAGACGCGGTCGATCGGGTCGAACACCGGGTCGTACGGCGGCCAGTCCTCCAGGAGCCCGGCGGCCGACTGCTCGCCGCTCGGCACCAGGTCGGGCTTCACGCCGAACTCGACCAGCGACTTGGCCGTCTGCTCGCCCACCGCCGCGACCTTGATCCCGGCGAAGGCGCGGGCGTCGAGCCCGTACTCCTCGAACTTCTCCCGGACGGCCTTGACGGCGTTGACCGAGGTGAAGGCGATCCACTCGTAGCGGCCGGTGACCAGGCCCTTGACCGCGCGCTCCATCTGCTGTGGGGTGCGCGGCGGTTCGACGGCGATGGTCGGCACCTCGCTGGGCACCGCGCCGTAGGAGCCGAGCTGGTCGGAGAGGGACGCGGCCTGCTCCTTGGTCCGCGGCACCAGGACCTTCCAGCCGAAGAGCGGCTTGGACTCGAACCAGGAGAGCTGGTCCCGCCGGTCGTCGCAGCTGTGTTCGCCGACGACGGCTATGACCGGCTGCCCGCCGTCCGCCGAGGGCAGCACCTTGGCGGCCTTGAGCACCTGCCCGATGGTGCCGAGCGTGGCGGTCCAGGTGCGCTGGCGGGTGGTCGTGCCGGCGACGGTGACGGCCATCGGGGTGTCGGGCTTCCGCCCGCCCGAGACCAGTTCGGCGGCCGCGGCCGCGACGGTCTCCAGGGTGGTGGAGACGACGGCGGTGGCGTCGCTGGAGCCGACCTCGGTCCAACATCGCTCAGAGGCCGTGGCGGCGTCGACGAACCGGACGTCGGTGCCCCGGGCGGAGCGCAGCGGCACACCGGCGTAGGCGGGCACGCCCACGGCGGTCGCCACTCCGGGCACGACCTCGAAGACGATGCCCTCGGCGGCGCAGGCGAGCATCTCCTCGGCGGCGTCGCCGTCGAGGCCGGGGTCGCCGCAGAGCGCACGCACCACCCGCTTGCCGCTCCGCGCGGCCTCCATGACAAGATTGGCGGCACCCTCCAAGGCGTGTACCGCCGTGGAGTTTGATGTGCCGTCATGCGCCTGCAGCTGCGGGATGTCCACCCCTGCCCGCGTGTGGGTGACCACGACGTCGAGCACCTGCGGGTCGGCGACCAGCACGTCCGCGTGGGTGAGCGCCTCCACGGCGCGCAGGGTCAGCAGTCCCGGGTCTCCGGGCCCGGCACCGAGGAAGGTGACGTGACCGAGGGGCGGCTGGTGTGCGGAACGGAAGTTTACGGCGGTGGGGCTCACAGTGCTCGCTCCCCCATAAGACCGGCCGCACCCTTGGCGAGCATCTCGGCGGCGAGTTCGCGGCCGAGAGCCGCGGCGTCGTCGAGCGACGAGGGTACGGGACCGGTGGTGGACAGCTGCACCAGCGTCGAGCCGTCGGTCGTGCCGACGACGCCGCGCAGGCGCAATTCGGTGACAGTCTGCCCGTCGGCCAACAGGTCGGCCAGCGCCCCGACGGGTGCGCTGCAGCCGGCCTCCAGGGCGGCGAGCAGGGAACGCTCGGCGGTCACGGCGGCCCGCGTGTGCGGGTCGTCGAGCTCGGCGAGCCGGGCCGTGAGGTCGGTGCCGTACACCTGGTGCACGGCGGCGCACTCGACGGCCAGCGCCCCCTGGCCGGGAGCGGGCAGGACGGCGTCGACGGGAAGCCTCTGCGTCGCCTCGCCGGCGCGGCCGACCCGGTTGAGGCCGGCGGTGGCGAGGACGACCGCGTCGAGCTCGCCGGAGCGCACGTAGCCGATGCGGGTGTCGACGTTGCCCCGGATCGGTACGGTCTCGACGGCGCCGCCGAGTGCGGCGGCCCAGGCGTTGAGCTGCGCCATGCGGCGCGGCGAGCCGGTGCCGATCTTCGGCGCTGGGCGGCCGTCGCGGCCGAGGGCGGCCAGTTCCTCGAAGGTGAGGCCGTCGCGCGCCACCAGGGCGTCGCGCGGGTCCTCGCGGACCGGTACGGCCGCGACGACGAGGTCCGCCGGCTGCGTGGTCGGCAGGTCCTTCAGGGAGTGGACCGCCAGGTCGATGTCGCCGGCGAGCAGCGCGTCGCGCAGGGCGGAGACGAAGACGCCGGTGCCGCCGATCTGCGCGAGGTGCTCACGGGAGACGTCGCCGTAGGTCGTGATCTCGACCAGCTCGACGGGGCGTCCGGTGAGGCCGCTGATGGCGTCCGCCACCATGCCGGACTGGGCCATGGCGAGCTTGCTGCGCCGGGTGCCGAGCCGGAGCGGTCCGCTGCCCGCGAGGGCCCCGGAGCCGGTGACGGTGCCGGCCACGGTGATACCCGCCGTGCCCGGCATGCCCGTCGCGCCGGTCGTGGTCGTGCTGGTCGTGGTCCTGCTGGTGGTGCCGGTGGTGCTCATGGTGCCCTTGTCGGTCATGCCCGCTCCCGTTCGGAGTCGCCGCTGTCGGCCCGGCTGACGGCGGCGACCGCCTTGGGGTCGAGGTCGAAGAGTTCACGCAGCGCGTCCGCGTACCCGGCGCCGCCGGGCTCGCCAGCGAGCTGCTTGACCCGCACGGTGGGCGCGTGCAGGAGCTTGTCGACGACACGGCGCACGGTCTGGGTGATCTCGGCGCGCTCCTTGTCGTCCAGGCCGGGGAGACGGCCGTTGAGCCGGGCCATCTCGCTCCGGACCACGTCTGCGGCCATGGTGCGCAGGGCCACCACGGTGGGGGTGATGTGGGCGGCCCGCTGCGCGGCGCCGAAGGCCGCGACCTCCTCGGACACGATGGTCCGCACCCGGTCGACGTCGGCCGCCATCGGCGCGTCGGCGGAGGCCTCGGCGAGGGTCTCGATGTCCACGAGCCGTACACCCCGGACGCGGTGCGCGGCGGGGTCGATGTCGCGGGGCATCGCCAGGTCCAGCAGCCGCAGCCCGGGGCCGGCGGCCGGTGAGGCGGGCCCGGTCCTGGCGGCGAGGGCGTCCTGGAGGTCGTCGGCGGTCAGGACGAGTCCGGTGGCGCCGGTGCAGGAGACGACGACGTCCGCCAGCGCCAGCTCACCGAGGACGCTCTCCATCGGGACGGCCCGCGCGGCCGGCCCGGCAGTGCTCCCGGTCGCGGCCGCGGCGGCCGTCCGCTGCTCGGCCAGTCCGGCCGCGAGCCGCTCGGCCCGCTCCAGGGTGCGGTTGGCCACCGCGATCTCGCGGACGCCCGCGCGCGCGAGGGTCGCCGCCGCGAGGGACGACATCGAACCGGCGCCGATGACCAGCGCCCGCTTGCCCGCCGCCCAGTCGGTGACCTGCGCGGCCCCCTCGGCGGTGGCGAGCTCCGCCAGTCCGAAGGTGACCAGTGACTGGCCGGCCCGGTCGATCCCCGTCTCGCTGTGGGCCCGCTTGCCGACCCGCAGGGCCTGCTGGAAGAGGTCGTTGAGCAGCCGCCCGGCGGTGTGCAGCTCCTGACCGAGGGCGAGCGCGTCCTTGATCTGGCCGAGGATCTGCCCCTCGCCGACGACCATCGAGTCCAGTCCGCAGGCCACCGAGAAGAGGTGGTGGACGGCCCGGTCCTCGTAGTGGACGTAGAGATACGGGGTCAGCTCGTCCAGCTCGACGCCGCTGTGCACGGCGAGCTGGGTGGACAGCTCGGCGACCCCGGCGTGGAACTTGTCCACGTCGGCGTAGAGCTCGATGCGGTTGCAGGTGGAGAGCACCGCGGCCTCCGCGGCCGGCTCGGCGGCGAGCGCGTCCTGGAGCAGCTTGCCGCGCGCCTCGGGGGCGAGGGCGGCCCGCTCCAGCACGCTGACCGGCGCGCTGCGGTGGCTCAGACCGACGACCAGGAGACTCATGCCGGCATCACGGCGGGGACGTCCCCGTCAGGGCCCTTTCCTCCGGCGGTGCCGCCGCGGACGGCGGGGGCCGGGCGCGCGGGGGCGGCCAGGGCCTCCTCACCGGCCTTCCGCTGCTCGTGGAAGGCGAGGATCTGCAGCTCTAT from the Streptomyces xinghaiensis S187 genome contains:
- a CDS encoding uroporphyrinogen-III synthase, with translation MSPTAVNFRSAHQPPLGHVTFLGAGPGDPGLLTLRAVEALTHADVLVADPQVLDVVVTHTRAGVDIPQLQAHDGTSNSTAVHALEGAANLVMEAARSGKRVVRALCGDPGLDGDAAEEMLACAAEGIVFEVVPGVATAVGVPAYAGVPLRSARGTDVRFVDAATASERCWTEVGSSDATAVVSTTLETVAAAAAELVSGGRKPDTPMAVTVAGTTTRQRTWTATLGTIGQVLKAAKVLPSADGGQPVIAVVGEHSCDDRRDQLSWFESKPLFGWKVLVPRTKEQAASLSDQLGSYGAVPSEVPTIAVEPPRTPQQMERAVKGLVTGRYEWIAFTSVNAVKAVREKFEEYGLDARAFAGIKVAAVGEQTAKSLVEFGVKPDLVPSGEQSAAGLLEDWPPYDPVFDPIDRVFLPRADIATETLVAGLIELGWEVDDVTAYRTVRASPPPAETREAIKSGGFDAVLFTSSSTVRNLVGIAGKPHNVTVIACIGPATAKTAEEHGLRVDVLSPEPSVTRLAEALADFGAKRRAAAIEAGDPVTRPSERRPGSRRRRATS
- the hemC gene encoding hydroxymethylbilane synthase, which gives rise to MPGTAGITVAGTVTGSGALAGSGPLRLGTRRSKLAMAQSGMVADAISGLTGRPVELVEITTYGDVSREHLAQIGGTGVFVSALRDALLAGDIDLAVHSLKDLPTTQPADLVVAAVPVREDPRDALVARDGLTFEELAALGRDGRPAPKIGTGSPRRMAQLNAWAAALGGAVETVPIRGNVDTRIGYVRSGELDAVVLATAGLNRVGRAGEATQRLPVDAVLPAPGQGALAVECAAVHQVYGTDLTARLAELDDPHTRAAVTAERSLLAALEAGCSAPVGALADLLADGQTVTELRLRGVVGTTDGSTLVQLSTTGPVPSSLDDAAALGRELAAEMLAKGAAGLMGERAL
- the hemB gene encoding porphobilinogen synthase yields the protein MSNDRQQGAGTVGLEHLGVRPRRLRTSPAMRRMVAEYRLHPAELILPAFVREGIGEPVPVSSMPGVVQHTRDSLRKAAAEAAEAGLGGIMLFGVPLEKDACGTAGTDPEGILQAAIRDVRAEVGDDLVVMSDLCLDEFTDHGHCGVLDAAGRVDNDATLERYAEMARVQAEAGVHVVGPSGMMDGQVKVVREALDGAGYQDVSILAYTAKYASAFFGPFREAVDSSLKGDRKTYQQDPANARESLRELALDLAEGADIVMVKPALPYLDVLRRVADAVDVPVAAYQVSGEYAMVEAAAANGWIERDRTIMETLTGAKRAGANMILTYWAVEAAQRLARGE
- a CDS encoding glutamyl-tRNA reductase, translated to MSLLVVGLSHRSAPVSVLERAALAPEARGKLLQDALAAEPAAEAAVLSTCNRIELYADVDKFHAGVAELSTQLAVHSGVELDELTPYLYVHYEDRAVHHLFSVACGLDSMVVGEGQILGQIKDALALGQELHTAGRLLNDLFQQALRVGKRAHSETGIDRAGQSLVTFGLAELATAEGAAQVTDWAAGKRALVIGAGSMSSLAAATLARAGVREIAVANRTLERAERLAAGLAEQRTAAAAATGSTAGPAARAVPMESVLGELALADVVVSCTGATGLVLTADDLQDALAARTGPASPAAGPGLRLLDLAMPRDIDPAAHRVRGVRLVDIETLAEASADAPMAADVDRVRTIVSEEVAAFGAAQRAAHITPTVVALRTMAADVVRSEMARLNGRLPGLDDKERAEITQTVRRVVDKLLHAPTVRVKQLAGEPGGAGYADALRELFDLDPKAVAAVSRADSGDSERERA